A window from Nevskia ramosa DSM 11499 encodes these proteins:
- a CDS encoding PQQ-dependent sugar dehydrogenase — MNRLVLPLLASLGLVASSAVFAAEQPVEKPNYKLVTVAEGLEFPWSLAFLPDGRMLVTERPGRLRIVTAEGRLSPPVTGVPAVFAERQGGLLDVVLDPQFASNARVYLSYAEADAAGLAGTAVARGKLVGNALTEVEVIYRQTPKSEGGLHFGSRLAFAPDGKLFITQGDRYLMKDMAQTLDNDFGKVVRINPDGSIPTDNPFVRTAGARPEIWSYGHRNMQGAAIHPQTGKLWTHEHGAMGGDEINLDEAGKNYGWPVITWGVNYDGKPIGIGTTKEGMEQPLLYWKPSIAPSGMAFYTGDKFADWRGNLFVGSMKFAYLNRIELDGTTVKAEHKLLTEVNERIRSVRQGPDGYLYVTTDTPKGRVLRLEPG; from the coding sequence ATGAATCGTCTTGTCCTGCCCTTGCTGGCCAGTCTGGGTCTTGTCGCCAGTTCTGCGGTATTCGCGGCCGAGCAGCCCGTGGAAAAGCCGAACTACAAGCTGGTGACCGTAGCCGAAGGTCTCGAATTCCCGTGGAGCCTCGCCTTCCTCCCGGATGGCCGGATGCTGGTCACCGAGCGGCCGGGGCGGTTGCGCATCGTGACCGCCGAGGGTCGCCTGTCGCCGCCGGTGACCGGTGTGCCGGCCGTGTTCGCGGAACGCCAGGGCGGCTTGCTCGACGTGGTGCTCGATCCGCAGTTCGCCAGCAATGCGCGCGTCTACCTGTCCTACGCGGAAGCGGATGCGGCCGGTCTGGCTGGCACGGCTGTGGCGCGCGGCAAGCTGGTGGGCAATGCGCTGACCGAGGTCGAAGTGATCTACCGGCAGACGCCGAAATCCGAAGGCGGCCTGCACTTCGGCTCGCGGCTGGCGTTTGCGCCGGACGGCAAGCTGTTCATCACCCAGGGCGATCGCTACCTGATGAAGGACATGGCGCAGACGCTCGACAACGATTTCGGCAAGGTCGTCCGCATCAATCCGGATGGCTCGATCCCGACCGATAACCCATTCGTCCGCACCGCCGGCGCGCGTCCGGAAATCTGGTCCTACGGCCATCGCAACATGCAGGGCGCGGCGATCCATCCGCAGACCGGCAAGCTGTGGACGCACGAACACGGCGCGATGGGCGGCGACGAGATCAACCTCGACGAAGCCGGCAAGAACTACGGCTGGCCGGTAATCACCTGGGGCGTCAACTACGACGGCAAGCCGATCGGCATCGGCACCACGAAGGAAGGCATGGAGCAGCCGCTGCTGTACTGGAAGCCATCGATCGCACCGAGCGGCATGGCCTTCTATACCGGCGACAAGTTCGCAGACTGGCGCGGCAACCTGTTCGTCGGCTCGATGAAGTTCGCCTACCTGAACCGCATCGAGCTCGACGGCACCACGGTCAAGGCCGAGCACAAGCTGCTCACCGAAGTGAACGAGCGCATCCGCAGCGTCCGCCAGGGGCCGGACGGCTACCTCTACGTCACCACGGACACGCCGAAGGGACGAGTGCTACGCCTGGAACCCGGCTGA
- a CDS encoding metallophosphoesterase codes for MIQPLATGPLDVIGDVHGEVEALDALLHELGYDAKARHPEGRRLVFVGDLCDRGPDSIEVIRRVQAWIAAGRAQCVLGNHEMNLLRDEPREGNGWFFDEDWHQDHADPRFAGCRPADVETRADIIHFLLSLPLVLERADLRIVHACPDAAALQAVRTSKAGNAVALYIEAEAVLRAELQALDADPLCAEQGRRYHALMSQREVQPELLPLFAQREARQQNGNPVRVLTSGIELPAAEPFWSTSKWRLLGRTRWWQQYDDPVAVIFGHYWRTPSGVAQPAHKGGIHGLFKDVPDDVWLGRSGNAFCVDHCVGLRFAERAEGVTTGFSGRLSAMRWPERELVMDNGRRSAT; via the coding sequence TTGATCCAACCGCTGGCCACCGGCCCGCTCGACGTCATCGGCGATGTCCATGGCGAAGTGGAAGCGCTCGATGCGTTGCTGCACGAACTCGGTTACGACGCCAAGGCGCGGCATCCGGAGGGGCGGCGGCTGGTTTTCGTGGGTGATCTTTGCGATCGCGGGCCGGACAGCATCGAGGTGATTCGGCGGGTGCAGGCTTGGATCGCAGCGGGGCGCGCGCAGTGCGTGCTCGGCAATCACGAGATGAATCTGCTGCGCGATGAGCCGCGCGAGGGCAATGGCTGGTTCTTCGATGAGGACTGGCATCAGGACCACGCCGATCCGCGCTTTGCCGGTTGCCGGCCGGCGGATGTCGAGACACGCGCGGACATCATCCATTTCCTGCTGAGCCTGCCGCTGGTGCTGGAGCGTGCGGATCTGCGCATCGTTCACGCTTGTCCGGACGCGGCGGCGCTGCAGGCGGTGCGCACTTCGAAGGCGGGCAACGCGGTGGCGCTGTACATCGAGGCTGAAGCGGTGCTGCGTGCCGAGCTGCAGGCGCTGGATGCCGATCCGCTCTGTGCCGAGCAGGGCCGGCGTTATCACGCCCTGATGTCGCAGCGCGAGGTCCAGCCGGAACTGTTGCCGCTGTTCGCGCAACGCGAGGCGCGGCAGCAGAACGGCAATCCGGTACGGGTACTGACCTCGGGCATCGAGCTGCCGGCGGCCGAACCGTTCTGGTCGACCAGCAAGTGGCGTCTGCTGGGGCGCACGCGCTGGTGGCAGCAGTACGACGATCCGGTCGCGGTGATCTTCGGCCACTACTGGCGCACGCCGAGCGGCGTCGCCCAGCCTGCGCACAAGGGCGGCATCCACGGCCTGTTCAAGGACGTGCCGGACGATGTCTGGCTGGGGCGGAGCGGCAATGCGTTCTGCGTGGATCACTGCGTGGGCCTGCGCTTCGCTGAGCGTGCCGAGGGCGTGACTACCGGCTTCAGCGGCAGGCTGTCGGCAATGCGCTGGCCGGAGCGCGAGCTGGTGATGGACAACGGCCGCCGCTCGGCAACCTGA
- a CDS encoding DUF1348 family protein: MTAIEPRPPLPPFSLEDATKKVRLAEDAWNSKDPVRVSLAYTPDSRWRNRNEFLVGRGQIVEFLERKWVKERDYRLIKELWAFGDNRIAVRFAYEWHDHVGHWHRSYGNENWKFDANGLMALRHASINDLEIGDADRLFRWPSGRRPDDHPSLSDLGL; this comes from the coding sequence ATGACTGCAATCGAACCCCGCCCGCCACTGCCACCGTTCTCGCTGGAGGACGCGACGAAAAAAGTGCGCCTGGCCGAAGACGCCTGGAATTCGAAGGATCCGGTACGCGTATCGCTGGCCTATACGCCGGACAGCCGCTGGCGTAATCGCAACGAGTTTCTGGTCGGCCGCGGGCAGATCGTCGAGTTCCTGGAACGCAAATGGGTGAAGGAACGGGACTACCGGCTGATCAAGGAACTGTGGGCTTTCGGCGATAACCGCATCGCTGTGCGCTTCGCTTACGAATGGCATGACCACGTCGGCCACTGGCATCGCAGCTATGGCAACGAGAACTGGAAGTTCGACGCCAACGGTCTGATGGCACTGCGCCATGCCAGCATCAACGACCTGGAGATCGGCGACGCTGACCGCCTGTTCCGCTGGCCGTCCGGCAGGCGGCCCGACGATCACCCGTCGTTGAGCGATCTCGGGCTGTAG
- a CDS encoding TIR domain-containing protein — translation MSIEFLKTDFEKVSYLLNMLVAHATGNPAESSEYETLRHQLLSNQAVADGLPAWVKTHRNLDSFWGFIQPKFKSYAERRTYLSEQFTPLLDALEFNDLKLLQNSTNVRKRQKESSVTRNKRKVFIVHGRNNEVKQEVSRFIERQGIETIVLHEQASAGMTIIEKIEHYANDADFALVLYTACDHGRGVYETKIPPKNRARQNVVFEHGYLMAKLGRENVCALVQGDIETPNDISGVVYVSLDGAGAWKLEVLRELKACGYKVAEVP, via the coding sequence ATGAGCATCGAATTCCTGAAGACTGACTTCGAGAAGGTGAGCTACCTGCTCAACATGCTTGTTGCGCATGCAACAGGAAATCCTGCTGAATCAAGCGAGTACGAGACCCTCAGACATCAGCTACTTTCGAACCAGGCAGTCGCAGACGGACTTCCGGCCTGGGTGAAGACGCATCGAAACCTGGACTCGTTCTGGGGCTTCATCCAACCGAAATTCAAATCGTATGCGGAACGTCGAACTTATTTATCCGAGCAGTTCACACCCCTGCTTGACGCCCTCGAATTTAATGACCTGAAATTGCTTCAGAACTCAACGAACGTACGGAAGCGGCAGAAAGAATCTTCGGTTACGCGAAATAAGCGTAAGGTTTTTATCGTTCACGGCCGCAACAACGAAGTCAAGCAAGAAGTCAGTCGCTTCATCGAGCGCCAAGGAATCGAAACCATCGTCCTGCACGAGCAGGCGAGCGCTGGAATGACAATCATCGAGAAGATCGAGCACTACGCGAATGATGCAGATTTTGCTCTAGTTCTGTACACAGCTTGCGATCATGGTCGCGGCGTCTATGAGACTAAGATTCCTCCGAAGAACCGGGCCCGACAGAACGTCGTATTCGAGCACGGATACCTAATGGCAAAGCTCGGGCGGGAGAACGTCTGCGCACTAGTTCAGGGCGATATTGAAACTCCAAACGATATCAGTGGAGTTGTCTATGTCTCCTTAGACGGGGCCGGAGCGTGGAAGCTTGAGGTGCTCAGAGAACTTAAGGCCTGCGGCTACAAAGTTGCTGAGGTACCGTGA
- a CDS encoding LysR family transcriptional regulator, whose protein sequence is MNRLHEMTVFQAVADAGGFSAAARRLALSTPAVTRAIASLEERLGARLLHRTTRQMQLTEAGERYLGDCRRLLAEIDEADRAAAGLHAEPRGQLLVTASALFGRLHVAPALFGLLALHRQLTVRTLFVDRVVNLSEEGVDLAVRIGELPDSSLRAVGVGHVRRVLVAAPAYLAQYGRPVALADLANHATIGFTGLSVPNDWRFQVDGQQRQVPISPQLITQSAEVALDAAIAGLGLVRLLSYQADAAVHDGRLEILLPAFEPPPLPVHVLHHEGQRVSAKVRAGFDHLVAALRANPVLQLLVHRTGEFAP, encoded by the coding sequence ATGAACCGCCTCCACGAGATGACCGTGTTCCAGGCCGTGGCCGATGCCGGCGGCTTCTCGGCGGCTGCGCGGCGGCTGGCCTTGTCGACGCCAGCCGTCACCCGCGCGATCGCATCGCTGGAAGAACGGCTCGGCGCGCGCCTGCTGCACCGGACCACGCGGCAGATGCAGCTGACCGAAGCCGGCGAGCGCTATCTCGGCGATTGCCGGCGCCTGCTCGCTGAAATCGACGAGGCCGATCGTGCCGCCGCCGGCCTGCACGCCGAGCCGCGCGGCCAGCTGCTGGTCACCGCATCGGCGCTGTTCGGGCGGCTGCACGTCGCGCCAGCGCTGTTCGGCCTGCTGGCGCTGCACCGGCAGCTGACGGTGCGCACGCTGTTCGTCGATCGTGTCGTCAATCTGTCCGAAGAAGGTGTGGACCTCGCGGTGCGCATCGGCGAGTTGCCGGACTCCTCGCTGCGCGCGGTGGGCGTCGGCCATGTGCGGCGAGTGCTGGTCGCGGCACCGGCTTATCTCGCCCAATACGGCCGGCCCGTTGCGCTCGCGGATCTGGCCAACCACGCCACGATCGGCTTCACCGGGCTGTCGGTGCCGAACGACTGGCGCTTTCAGGTCGATGGTCAGCAACGGCAGGTGCCAATCAGCCCGCAGTTGATCACCCAGTCCGCCGAGGTCGCGCTCGATGCCGCCATCGCCGGTCTCGGCCTGGTTCGTCTGCTGAGCTATCAGGCCGATGCCGCGGTGCATGACGGCCGGCTGGAAATCCTGCTGCCGGCGTTCGAGCCGCCGCCGCTGCCGGTGCACGTGCTGCATCACGAAGGCCAGCGGGTATCGGCCAAGGTGCGTGCCGGCTTCGATCATCTGGTCGCAGCACTCCGCGCCAACCCGGTGCTGCAGCTGCTAGTCCACCGAACCGGTGAGTTCGCCCCCTGA
- a CDS encoding pyridoxamine 5'-phosphate oxidase family protein, which yields MARRFSELTFTDSVRDAQRRYGSREQNQGFETSDDHRDRITVREAQFIAERDSFYLASHGTEAEGRAGWPYVQHRGGPKGFLRVIDEKTLGFADFRGNVQYLSAGNIVADPRVSLFLMDYAKRRRLKIWARARIVEAADDPALIASIETPGYPAQIERAVIFDVEAVDWNCPQHITPRFTAEQVQPLLDEIEQLKAKLASFEGQPVVQH from the coding sequence ATGGCCCGCCGATTTTCAGAACTGACCTTCACCGACAGCGTGCGCGATGCGCAGCGCCGCTATGGCAGCCGCGAGCAGAACCAGGGCTTCGAGACCAGCGACGATCATCGCGACCGGATCACGGTGCGCGAAGCGCAGTTCATCGCCGAACGCGACAGCTTCTATCTCGCCAGCCACGGCACCGAAGCCGAGGGCCGGGCCGGCTGGCCGTACGTGCAGCATCGCGGCGGGCCGAAGGGCTTTCTTCGGGTGATCGACGAGAAGACGCTGGGCTTCGCGGACTTTCGCGGCAATGTTCAGTACCTGAGCGCCGGCAATATCGTCGCCGACCCTCGCGTGTCACTCTTCCTGATGGATTACGCCAAGCGCCGGCGGCTGAAGATCTGGGCGCGTGCGCGTATCGTCGAAGCGGCCGACGACCCGGCGCTGATCGCCAGCATCGAGACCCCGGGCTATCCCGCCCAGATCGAACGTGCGGTGATCTTCGACGTCGAAGCCGTGGACTGGAACTGCCCGCAGCACATCACGCCGCGTTTCACTGCTGAACAGGTCCAGCCGCTGCTCGACGAGATCGAGCAATTGAAAGCGAAACTGGCGTCCTTCGAAGGCCAGCCAGTCGTGCAGCACTAA
- a CDS encoding VOC family protein has protein sequence MLLGLRTTIYPVAELTKAKNWYEQVLGIKPYFDQPFYVGFSVGGFELGLIPDGVPGTSGPQALWGVQNVSEEFQRLVVLGATELEPVTEVGEGIKVAAVKDPFGNRLGIIENPHFKVSAVR, from the coding sequence ATGCTTCTCGGTTTGCGCACAACGATCTACCCAGTCGCCGAGCTCACCAAGGCCAAGAACTGGTACGAGCAGGTACTGGGAATCAAGCCGTACTTCGATCAGCCCTTCTATGTGGGCTTTTCTGTAGGCGGCTTTGAACTTGGCCTGATCCCGGACGGCGTGCCAGGTACCAGCGGCCCACAAGCTTTGTGGGGCGTCCAAAACGTCAGTGAGGAGTTCCAACGCCTCGTTGTGCTTGGTGCAACGGAGCTTGAGCCTGTCACGGAAGTTGGAGAAGGCATCAAGGTGGCTGCGGTCAAGGACCCGTTCGGCAATCGGCTGGGCATCATCGAGAACCCGCACTTCAAAGTCTCGGCGGTTCGGTGA
- the glcF gene encoding glycolate oxidase subunit GlcF: MQTNLADFIRDTPQGQEADSILRACVHCGFCNATCPTYQLLGDELDGPRGRIYQIKSVLEGAPVTEETRDHLDRCLTCRSCESTCPSGVQYGRLVDIGREVVEAKVPRSLPARALRWLLRQVLSHPARFAFLLGLGRLFRPLLPRVLKDVVPLARPAGTWPAPRHPRRIVIAGGCVQPSLAPDIDSAAARVLDAIGISAESVSIGCCGAVSYHLNAQAEGLDTARLAIDRLCAALDAGAEGIVVSASGCASFVVEYAHHLSGDPAYAVKATQVTSALIDLTSLLSREAAAFDRALAHSLARSPAKPEAIAFHSPCTLQHGMKNKGNVERLLTVAGFRTTVVADSHLCCGSAGTYSMLQPALSATLKANKLAALEAGGPSRIATANIGCLTHLAGGAKRPVEHWIELIAERLGV, encoded by the coding sequence ATGCAAACTAACCTGGCTGACTTCATCCGCGACACCCCGCAAGGCCAGGAAGCCGACAGCATCCTGCGCGCCTGCGTGCACTGCGGTTTCTGCAACGCGACCTGCCCGACCTACCAGTTGCTCGGTGACGAACTGGACGGCCCGCGCGGCCGCATCTACCAGATCAAGTCAGTGCTTGAAGGCGCGCCGGTCACCGAGGAAACCCGCGATCACCTCGATCGTTGCCTGACTTGCCGATCCTGCGAATCGACCTGCCCGAGCGGCGTGCAGTACGGGCGGCTGGTCGACATCGGCCGCGAAGTCGTCGAAGCCAAGGTGCCACGCAGCCTGCCGGCGCGGGCGCTGCGCTGGCTGCTGCGCCAGGTGCTGTCGCATCCGGCGCGCTTCGCTTTCCTGCTCGGCCTGGGCCGCTTGTTCCGGCCGTTGCTGCCGCGCGTCTTGAAGGACGTCGTGCCGCTCGCGCGTCCGGCCGGAACCTGGCCTGCGCCGCGTCATCCACGCCGCATTGTCATCGCCGGGGGCTGCGTGCAGCCCTCGCTGGCGCCGGACATCGACAGCGCTGCCGCGCGCGTGCTCGATGCCATCGGCATCAGCGCCGAATCTGTTTCGATCGGCTGCTGCGGCGCCGTTTCCTATCACTTGAACGCGCAGGCCGAAGGGCTGGATACGGCGCGCCTCGCCATCGACCGGCTTTGCGCCGCGCTTGATGCCGGCGCCGAGGGCATCGTCGTCAGCGCCAGCGGCTGTGCGAGTTTCGTCGTCGAGTACGCGCATCACCTGTCAGGCGATCCGGCCTATGCGGTGAAAGCCACGCAAGTCACCTCCGCACTGATCGACCTGACCAGCCTGCTGAGCCGCGAAGCCGCCGCCTTTGATCGGGCCCTGGCCCATTCACTGGCGCGTTCACCGGCGAAGCCGGAGGCGATCGCCTTCCACTCGCCCTGCACCCTGCAGCACGGCATGAAGAACAAGGGCAATGTCGAGCGCCTGCTGACCGTCGCCGGCTTCCGCACCACGGTGGTTGCCGATTCGCATCTCTGTTGCGGCTCGGCGGGTACGTATTCGATGCTGCAGCCAGCGCTGTCGGCAACGCTCAAGGCCAACAAGCTGGCGGCACTCGAAGCCGGTGGTCCAAGCCGCATCGCGACCGCGAACATCGGCTGCCTGACGCATCTGGCGGGCGGGGCGAAGCGGCCTGTGGAGCATTGGATCGAGCTGATCGCCGAGCGCCTCGGCGTCTGA
- a CDS encoding LysE family transporter, with the protein MTLDTWLAFFVAAWLICLSPGPGVLSCVTAGLNHGFRAALWNIVGLQAGATVTLIVVGVGLGAVLATSPILFTAIKWFGAGYLVYLGIKQWRSASAPLRLPAAELSRVTRTNVPRALFLRGLIVNSTNPKGILFTASVLPQFIDPAAPQLIQFVIVWCTLLFTDVCCMCGYTALGVQALGFLQNPVAARWTNRVFGALFIAAGIGLAVFKHGA; encoded by the coding sequence ATGACCCTCGATACCTGGCTGGCCTTCTTCGTTGCTGCCTGGCTGATCTGCCTGTCACCCGGACCGGGCGTGCTGTCCTGCGTCACGGCCGGGCTGAATCACGGCTTCCGTGCCGCGCTGTGGAACATCGTCGGGCTGCAGGCGGGTGCGACGGTGACTCTGATCGTGGTCGGTGTCGGGCTGGGTGCGGTGCTGGCCACCTCGCCGATCCTGTTCACCGCGATCAAGTGGTTCGGCGCCGGCTATCTGGTTTATCTGGGCATCAAGCAGTGGCGCTCGGCGAGCGCGCCGCTGCGACTGCCAGCTGCCGAGTTGTCGCGGGTTACCCGGACCAACGTGCCGCGGGCCCTGTTCCTGCGCGGCCTGATCGTCAATTCGACGAATCCCAAAGGCATCCTGTTCACGGCGTCGGTGCTGCCACAGTTCATCGACCCGGCGGCACCTCAGCTGATCCAGTTCGTGATCGTCTGGTGCACGCTGCTGTTCACCGATGTCTGCTGCATGTGCGGCTACACCGCGCTGGGCGTGCAGGCGCTCGGCTTCCTGCAGAACCCGGTTGCCGCTCGCTGGACCAACCGCGTGTTCGGCGCCTTGTTCATCGCCGCCGGCATCGGCCTGGCGGTGTTCAAGCACGGAGCTTGA
- a CDS encoding NUDIX hydrolase: MKFCSDCGHAVDQLIPPGDHLPRAVCPSCGTVHYRNPKVVSGCVPIWEGKVLMCRRNIEPRLGLWTFPAGFLEMDETSAQGAARETLEESQAEVDITGLLAVINVPYVSQIYMIYHGTMRSPHHGVTPESSETRLMSEEEIPWDDIAFPTIWHGLKFFFENRAKGVQDIHTLDLMTRYGRRPEVTTGSKD, encoded by the coding sequence ATGAAATTCTGTTCCGACTGCGGCCATGCCGTGGACCAGCTGATTCCGCCTGGCGACCATCTGCCGCGCGCCGTCTGCCCGTCTTGCGGCACGGTGCACTACCGCAATCCCAAGGTCGTCTCCGGCTGCGTGCCGATCTGGGAAGGCAAGGTGCTGATGTGCCGCCGCAACATCGAACCGCGCCTGGGCCTGTGGACGTTCCCGGCCGGCTTCCTGGAAATGGACGAAACCTCGGCCCAGGGCGCGGCGCGCGAAACGCTGGAGGAATCACAAGCCGAGGTCGACATCACCGGCCTGCTGGCGGTTATCAACGTGCCGTACGTATCGCAGATCTACATGATCTATCACGGCACCATGCGCTCCCCGCATCACGGCGTGACGCCGGAAAGCTCGGAAACGCGACTGATGAGCGAAGAGGAAATTCCCTGGGACGACATCGCCTTCCCGACCATCTGGCACGGCCTGAAGTTCTTCTTCGAAAACCGAGCCAAGGGCGTGCAGGACATCCACACGCTGGACCTGATGACCCGCTACGGGCGGCGCCCGGAAGTGACTACCGGCTCGAAAGACTAG
- a CDS encoding esterase/lipase family protein: protein MNTPDRKLMMPARKLMLWELRVVPELVGSLLPRPFAAELPRGHGEPVMVLPGFAADDLAVSLLTRRLRALGYHAISWGLGRNTGNLKRLQPLLVERLQRFADSRGAKVKLVGWSLGGAMAREIAREYPQWVDQVVTLGSPVIGGAKFTAVGRSYQKKGLDLDRSALAADARETGKLISVPVTALYDRHDGIVNWGACIDRHNRHVKHIEVQCSHLGMVVDRKVFGIIAKALAQP, encoded by the coding sequence ATGAACACACCCGATCGCAAGCTGATGATGCCGGCGCGCAAGCTGATGCTCTGGGAACTGCGCGTGGTGCCGGAACTGGTCGGCAGCTTACTGCCGCGCCCGTTCGCCGCCGAGCTGCCGCGCGGCCATGGCGAGCCGGTGATGGTGCTGCCGGGCTTCGCCGCCGATGATCTGGCCGTTTCACTGCTGACCCGGCGCCTGAGAGCGCTCGGCTATCACGCGATCAGCTGGGGCCTGGGCCGCAACACCGGCAACCTGAAACGACTGCAGCCGCTGCTGGTCGAGCGCCTGCAGCGCTTCGCCGACAGCCGGGGCGCCAAGGTCAAGCTGGTCGGCTGGAGCCTCGGCGGCGCAATGGCCCGCGAGATCGCCCGCGAATATCCGCAATGGGTCGATCAGGTGGTAACGCTCGGCTCGCCGGTGATCGGCGGCGCCAAGTTCACCGCGGTGGGTCGCAGCTACCAGAAAAAGGGCCTGGACCTTGACCGCTCGGCGCTGGCCGCCGATGCCCGCGAAACCGGCAAGCTGATCTCGGTGCCGGTCACCGCGCTGTACGACCGCCACGACGGCATCGTCAACTGGGGCGCCTGTATCGACCGCCACAACCGCCACGTCAAGCACATCGAAGTGCAGTGCTCGCACCTCGGCATGGTCGTCGACCGCAAGGTGTTCGGCATCATCGCCAAGGCTCTCGCCCAGCCCTGA
- a CDS encoding cupin domain-containing protein: MKLNTDYTQRVVIDTTAMDWTPSPEAGVERKRLDRDGDEVARATSLVRYAPGSRFAAHTHGGGEEFYVLEGVFEDEHAAYPAGTYVRNPKGSRHIPRSSQGCTILVKLWQFENGDTAQFAIDTSTVEWKPGRVPCQQEILLHQFGDEVVKLIDFAPGCASLFHAHGGGEEVLVLQGVLSDELGDYPAGTWYRVPPGSAHTPFSRAGCRIWFKAGHLPPRTKLPGVA; the protein is encoded by the coding sequence ATGAAGCTCAATACCGATTACACGCAGCGCGTCGTCATCGACACCACGGCGATGGACTGGACGCCATCGCCGGAAGCCGGCGTGGAGCGCAAGCGGCTCGATCGCGATGGTGACGAAGTGGCGCGGGCAACCAGCCTGGTCCGCTACGCGCCAGGCTCCCGCTTCGCGGCGCACACCCACGGCGGCGGCGAAGAGTTCTACGTGCTCGAAGGCGTGTTCGAGGACGAGCACGCGGCCTATCCGGCCGGCACCTATGTGCGCAATCCGAAAGGTTCGCGACACATCCCGCGCTCTTCGCAGGGCTGCACGATCCTGGTCAAGCTCTGGCAGTTCGAGAACGGCGACACGGCGCAGTTCGCAATCGACACCAGCACGGTTGAATGGAAGCCGGGCCGCGTGCCCTGCCAGCAGGAAATCCTGCTTCATCAGTTTGGTGACGAGGTGGTCAAGCTGATCGACTTCGCGCCCGGCTGCGCCTCGCTGTTCCACGCCCATGGCGGCGGCGAGGAAGTGCTGGTACTGCAGGGCGTGCTGTCGGACGAGCTCGGCGACTATCCGGCCGGTACCTGGTATCGCGTGCCACCCGGTTCCGCGCACACGCCGTTTTCGCGCGCAGGCTGCAGGATCTGGTTCAAGGCGGGGCATCTGCCACCGCGGACCAAGCTGCCCGGCGTCGCCTGA
- the cysS gene encoding cysteine--tRNA ligase → MQLHNTLSGRKEDFAPLNPERVTMYVCGPTVYSFAHIGNARPAVVFDVLARVLRRRYPRVDYTRNITDIDDKINAAAAKEGVAIKVITERYTDIYHEDLDALGVARPTYEPKVTEHLAHIISMVERLIANGSAYAAEGHVLFNVTRYAGYGELSKRDRREMIAGARVEVAPYKKDPGDFVLWKPSTQDQPGWESPWGRGRPGWHIECSAMAEALLGDTIDIHGGGHDLVFPHHENERAQSTAAHDGKTFARYWLHNGFLTMDSEKMSKSVGNVLLIREILKAAPGEAVRLALLTGHYRQPLDWNDEALADARRKLDRLYGALRDAGDVPASEAKAPEAFIAALEDDINTPAALAELFELARALNKASDAAEKATLVAQIKDAGALLGLLQQNPGEWFSQSSGSESTGPSETEIEAALAARVAAKAAKDYKEADRIRDDLKARGVLVEDSKDGQRWRRL, encoded by the coding sequence ATGCAACTGCACAACACGCTGTCCGGCCGCAAGGAAGATTTCGCGCCGCTGAACCCCGAGCGGGTGACGATGTACGTCTGCGGGCCCACGGTGTATTCGTTCGCGCACATCGGCAACGCCCGTCCGGCAGTGGTCTTCGACGTGCTGGCGCGGGTGCTGCGCCGCCGTTATCCGCGCGTGGACTACACCCGCAACATCACCGACATCGACGACAAGATCAACGCGGCGGCAGCGAAGGAGGGCGTGGCGATCAAGGTCATCACCGAGCGCTACACCGACATCTATCACGAGGATCTCGACGCGCTCGGCGTCGCCCGGCCGACCTACGAACCGAAGGTCACCGAACACCTCGCGCACATCATCTCGATGGTCGAGCGCCTGATCGCCAATGGCTCGGCCTACGCCGCCGAAGGTCACGTGCTGTTCAACGTCACCCGCTATGCCGGCTACGGCGAACTGTCGAAGCGCGACCGCCGCGAAATGATCGCCGGTGCCCGCGTGGAAGTGGCACCTTACAAGAAGGACCCGGGCGATTTCGTGTTGTGGAAGCCGTCGACACAGGATCAACCGGGCTGGGAATCACCGTGGGGCCGCGGCCGTCCGGGCTGGCATATCGAGTGCTCGGCGATGGCCGAAGCGCTGCTCGGCGACACCATTGACATCCACGGCGGCGGCCACGATCTGGTCTTCCCGCATCACGAGAACGAGCGCGCCCAGAGCACCGCCGCGCACGACGGCAAGACCTTCGCACGCTACTGGCTGCACAACGGTTTCCTGACCATGGACAGCGAGAAGATGTCCAAGTCGGTCGGCAACGTGCTGCTGATCCGCGAAATCCTCAAAGCCGCGCCGGGCGAAGCCGTGCGCCTCGCGCTGCTGACCGGCCATTACCGCCAGCCGCTGGACTGGAACGACGAAGCCCTCGCCGATGCCCGCCGCAAGCTCGATCGCCTGTACGGCGCGCTGCGCGATGCCGGCGATGTCCCAGCATCCGAGGCCAAGGCGCCGGAGGCGTTCATCGCAGCACTGGAAGACGACATCAACACGCCGGCCGCGCTGGCCGAACTGTTCGAACTGGCACGGGCGCTGAACAAGGCGAGCGATGCGGCGGAGAAAGCGACGCTGGTCGCCCAGATCAAGGATGCCGGCGCGCTGCTCGGCCTGCTGCAGCAGAACCCGGGCGAATGGTTCAGCCAGTCGTCCGGCAGCGAATCGACAGGCCCGAGCGAAACCGAGATCGAAGCGGCGCTTGCGGCCCGCGTCGCCGCGAAAGCCGCGAAGGACTACAAGGAAGCCGACCGCATCCGCGACGATCTGAAAGCGCGCGGGGTACTGGTAGAAGACTCGAAGGACGGCCAGCGCTGGCGCCGGCTGTAA